The Anas acuta chromosome 14, bAnaAcu1.1, whole genome shotgun sequence DNA window CTTGGGTTTGGCTGGTGCTAATGCAGACATCTCCTCCCAGAGGGACACGGCAGCATGGAAGGGAGAGTGACCCGGAAAAAAGAACCATGACGTTACCAGGACTGCTCTAACAAACAGGAGAGTGAGTAGCTCGCTTTGTTCTTACTTCTCAAGCTTCTCATTTTATGAAGGAACAAAGTTATCTGAGAAATGTTCCGGTTTTACAAAAAATTTACACAAATGTAGTGTTTACTGAAGATCAAAGTAGAATGGCTATGCTGCAAAGTGCTGCCTTTTTATGTAGTGTATTTCTTCATCAAATATcatttctggggaaaaacagGCAGCAAAAACACAACTAGAAAGAACTTTCtgatgagaatttttttttcacctacaTACTCAATGCAATCAACAGGACAGAAACTGCAGCTGGTtcttcagaggggaaaaaaaataaagctttccaTTTCCTGATGAAGTTACCGGCCACACCCATTTAACTGCCAGGTAAGACTGAAAAGAAACCTATAAATTAGATAATGCCAACACCCGTGAGGCCATCCTGGTGTGTACGGCTTTGTCCAAGCCCACCGTGCCGGGCAGGAGGAGGACAGATGATCAGTGCCCTCTGCTGCGAGCACTCATGTGCTGCTTGTGCACTGCCAGCCCCTCTGCGGGTGAGCCCGGCTGCTGTGGAAGAGCCTGGAGCTGGCCTGCAGCAGGCTTCTTCCAAAAATCGTAAttgcaaattaaataaagatgctGGGCTCGGTAAGGGCTTGGCTGATGCCTGCATTcaaggaagcagcagagcagctttaAGGAAGCTGCTGTGACCTCTTGTTTCTTTCGCTCTTCCCCAGCGGTatcaaaggagaagaaatgctgttgctgctgtgatTCTGCTGAAAAGGTTCCCCAGACAAGTGGAAACTATGCGGGATTTCAGAATTAACCCTTCTGCTTGGTGCCTGTGAGGGGCTTTTCCACGCAGCTGGTGGCTGCCCCCAGGAGAGGTGGGGAGCTTGTGGGGTGACTCGAGCACCCCTTTGGGTAGGGGATGTATTTGCTGCCGGGCCTGGGCAGCGTGTTAACAGCGGAATAATGAACGATGCTGGACTGGCGTTAATTATTTATACAAGTCCAAGCTTGCGCTTGGTTTTTACAGTCTACTTTCTCCCTTGGGAATTAGCTGGAGCTAAATATAAACTGCAGAAAGCTGGAGGAGCGGCGGCGGCACGTAAAATTAAAGCAGGAGTgcggggagaaggaggaaactCGGGACAAGGGCTGTGTGGAGGAGAAATGTTCATCAGGAGAGCTGTGTTGGTGGCTGGGGAAGGATGGCTCCTTGCTCCTAAGCCTCCTGAGAAAGCTTGCTGCCTTGCAGTGTCAGTTCTCACGCGTGTGCCTCACCTCAAGCGTGTTTTCACTGAGGTGGGAGCACGGTGTGGGGTTGATACCCCTGAAGGGCAGGTTCCTGAGCTGCGGGGTGGGTACGAGCGCCTGTGGCAGCCCCATCCCAAAGGCCACCGCCTGCTGAAGCGGGGCTGTGGCACAGTAAGAAGCCGATTTTGACTTTTTGGGCTAGATTAAGCCCCCGGTTACTGCTCTgtgagcacacagcagcaggatgAGGACATTTGGGGCGCTTCATTAGGACtcttgtggtgtttttttgtgacCTCCCAAAAAAAGGTGCGCTCAGAGCACCGCAACACACGCAGCCAAAAACCCTGCttcaggggctggctgggaacAGGGCCAGGACCTCGAAGCCTCCACCTGCAGCGAGGGCGCTGAgaaaaaatgaggcaaaaaaacccaaaacctgAGGTGAggccgggcagcccccccccccccgcgcagCAGCGCAGTGGgagcttccccctccccaccccgccCTCCCCCCACGGGCGGAATGGACCGGGCCGAGGTCCCCCCCCCTCCGCTCCCCGCCCCCAGCGTGACGTCACGGCCCGGCGGCAGGGGCCCGCCCCCCGCGGAGGGAGACGCCATTGCGGGTTGTTTGtgcgggcggcggcgggaggcggtGCTGCGGCCCGGGGGGAGCGTGTTCCGCCGCCACCATGTCCACCCCGGCCCGGCGCCGGCTGATGCGAGACTTCAAGAGGTGAGGACAagagggggggacacggggcttgggggggggacaagggTGTCGTCTGCTTCCCTCTCAGCCGCTGTccaccccccccttggggttgggggggcgcccggtggctggggctgagggggttCTGAGGGGGTTCTGAGGAGATTGGGGCGCCCCGGGTTCTGGGGTCCCCTCAGGTTGGGGGGTGTCCCCCCCTCAggttctgcccccccccccttcagtTCTGGGCCACCCCATCGAATATTTGTCCTCCCCTTCTTCAAGTTCTAAGGTCCCCCCCTCAGATTCTGGGCCCCTCCCTTCAAGTTCTGGGGTCCCCCCCTTaactttccccctccccctcagGTTCTGGGCTCCCCCTCAAGTTCTGGGTCCCTCCCTTCAAGTTCTGCCCCCCCTCAGGTTCTGGGTCTCCCTTCAGGTTCtaggtccccccccccctcaagtTCTAGGGTCCCCCCCTCAAGTTAAGCCCCCTCCCCAATTTCTGACGCCCCCCTCAGGTTCTGGGATCCCCTCAAGTTCTGGGATCCCCCCCCTTCAAGTTCTGTGTCTTTTCCTCCCCCCTCAGGTtctggggacccccccctcaGGTCCTGCCCTCCCCATTAGTTCTGGGGCACCCCCCTCAGGTTCTGCCCCCCTCAGGTTCTGGGatcctccccccccagccctaccCCCCACCCCCTTAGTTCTGGGGTCCCCCCCTCAGTCCTGCACCCCCCATTCCTATGAGCTGAGACCACCCCAGAGGCGGGGGGCGCAGGgcccggtgccccccagcccagcccttaGCTCCCACTCAGCACCAGCAGGGACCCAGCGCCGTGCTCATTAGCAGTGGTAATTAGCTGGAGGCTTTTAAATGGCCATGGCTGCCCCAGCGGGGTAACTTCACTTCCCGTCTGCCATGTAAATACGGCCCTAACGCATGGAAAGTCGCTGTGTGGTTTGGgctgggtttttttttgggtaaACTTCAGGGTGTGCGGTGTGATTCCTGCGGGCCGGAGCGGCTCCTAGGCTGCTGGAGGTGAGTCAGCTGTGATAGCGTGGCTTTTTTTAGCGGAGCTGTGTTACACCAGGGCCTGAAAATACACGGGTAAACAGTTGACGTGTATTGTGTGGAGCTGAGCTGCgtggctggcagagctgcagggccaAAAGCCCCGATCGATCCAAAAAGTTGGGATTTGTGAGGTGCAGGCCCTGTTTCTTGGGCTTTATTCGGGTGTTAGTGTTCGCTGTTTGGTGGTCCTTGATTCCCATTCAAATCACAACAGGATACTCGATGTCTTTTAATGTTATTAGGCTGCACAGGTGACCAAAAATCAGTGGTTCCTTCCGGGAGAAGGACTAGGTGGTGTTTCAGGACAGCAATCAGActtttttatgattttgtgGCCTCAGAAGGACTGGCTTGATCATTTTGAAATTTAAGTTGGAGGAGACTGAAGCCATGGAGGAGTTTAACCAAGTGAGCACAGTGAGACATGGAACACGTGCATGCTTGTTTATTGAATATTTGATCACTTTAATACCCCAAAATGTACTCAGCTTTCTCATGTCAGcgctttgcttctctccttcctACCCCgaagttatatttttatttagccTTATGGTACTCTTACCTCATACTAAAAAACAGACTGTGCGCCGTGAACTGTGATTCACTTTGTTAAATATAAACTCCTCCTGCATGCTGCAATTGTCAGGAGTCGTGGAGGGAGAGCAGTCCAGCACATCCTGGATCATCCGATTTCACTAAACCATCAGAGagaaaggttatttttaaaacaatacatatttgctgctggaaaaggggcTGCAAATACATTTCCCCTAACTCTTAAAAGCTTCTAGGCTCTGTTTGGATCAATTCAGCCTCCAGTCTTTGCCACAGCCCCTCGGGAGCCAGCCCTTTTGGCAGCAGGGTGCCGACGAGCTTTTAGAATCGATCCCAAACCCGGAGCCATCCTTCGGCCCCGCTGGTCTGGCTGAGTGCTCCGGCGGCGTCACTGGCACGCGGGCTGGCATGGGAGAGGTCCCGCTCCTGCTTCTGCCCAAAATAGTAGGTGGTTTGTGCTGCGGGTATGGAGCTGAACGGCCTGTGCTCGCAGCAGGGATGTAAACACAGCTCAGCCATCCCGGCTGCGCGCTCAGCGTTACCCAAGAGGATGGGCAGAAGGAGGGCGTCTAGTTCTTGGAGCTGTCAGCATGCAGTGTGCTTTTCCTAGGCCAAGGGTTAAGGAACTAAACAGCACTTAAATGCTTCCACTAGTGACTTAGAGACAAATGTTTACCATTGTTGAGCTGGTGGCAGGGAACAGCGCACAGGTTTTCCCCTcgcttcctcttccctttcgAAGAGGGCAGCTTGCCAGCCAGAACAGGCTCACGCCACATGCTGCCACATCGTGCGCAGATCTGGGGATGCAGAAGTTGAGCTGTCGGTGCTTTGCCCTTGGTTCCTGCAAGCGTGCCCTGCAAATATCACTGCGTGGTGTTCAGCCCCTGCTTCTGGCTGGAACTTGTGCTCTTCTGCGTtgtggcagccagcagcagtcGCTCTTTCATAACTTACTGGGTAGTACCATCAGTCCCAGCTGTAGGGCTTTAAATCACTCTTGCAGTTGATGCTCTTCTCCCTGAGCACTGAATTTATCCTGCTGGGCAGGCGCAGTGTGTTGGTGTAATGCCTGAGACACTCCTGGTGTGCATCACCTCGTAGTTCTGTATTTGGATCGTTGCTCCTCTGCATGTAACACTTTGGGTACTCGCTAATTTGGGACGAGAGAAAATTTCTAAAAAGTGGCTGTTACGATCAAATTATGCTCACAGGTGGAGGTATTTCACTTACGTAAGCCTTGTTCTATCTTTGTAATCCTTAGGTTGCAAGAAGACCCTCCTGTGGGTGTCAGTGGTGCACCGTCTGAGAATAATATAATGCAGTGGAATGCAGTTATATTTGGGTAAGAGCTTCTGGTCGCTACCAAGTCCTACATCAAAAGGCTAATAAAACCTGTTCCTtgggttggtttttgtttgttttatgatgctttctttgttttgtggaTGTGCACTcaggaaactttaaaaataaataaataaaaaaccaaCCAAGTGTGCTGTCCCAGTGAAAATTCAGGGGGTTATAAAGAATGCCTAAGAAAGGCGATGaacaattttaattctttccttttgttgaataatgtttgcttgtgttttaaTGAATAGATTGTAGAGGAATTGGGTTATGAAAAAGCAGGCTTGCTCTTTAAAAGTACATAAGAGCACCACATGTTCTTGGCTATTAAATCCAGATGTATTAGCAGTGATTGGACTGATTCCCAGGAGAATGAGGTACAGGTTCTATTACATTTATCTCTTAGAGGTCCCCTCCTGTAGGGTGTATCTTACATTCTTTCGTAAAAATGAAGTCAGCTTGCCAGCAGTTTGCTCATTAGTTCAGCTCTAGCCTTACGCGTGGCACATGTGTCGTTGGGGATGATGAGGCAGTGGGTATCTGGGCTTGCAGATTGATGTGGGAAAGTGCTAATTAAGACAGAGTTCCCATAAATTGCCTCCGGATGTTTCTCTAAATATTTACATGATTGCATCCACTTCTATCTtgaagaggatgaggaagaaaatgtgtatttattgtGCATGTTTAGAAGTAATGATCATTATTaaccagtttatttttaaacctttcaGGCCAGAAGGGACACCTTTTGAAGATGGTAAGCAGCTAACTTCTGTTCCTTCCATCATTCTTGTAAATATTGCCAGTGTTAACGCTGCTCTGCTTTGAGGAACAATAGATGTTATAGAAGTTGGAACAAGCTAAGCAAGGGAAAAGAGTGAAGGAGTAAGGTCTTGTTGGCCCTGAAAATACCATGTTTTGCTGTAAGTGGTGTCCAGTCAGAGCGGCTCGTTACACGGCTGTGAAGCACTGCTTACATCGAGGCTTGTTCAGACACAGAACACTCAAACTTTTAGTGAGGGAAGTTGGCCCAGTGCTGCCAGATGTTTTCACATCTCTGCAGATAAGCCCAGCAAGAGAGCTGAGCAGGACGCTTTTCTGGTTCTGTCTTTGTAGCGTGCTTGAttcatctctgctcttctaACTAAGAGCAGGTGAAAAATCTTGAATTGCTCTGAATATAGAacttggggaggggaggggggataCCCACTCCGTATGTAAACAGGGAAGTTGCTGTGTAATGAGCCTCCTGTAAGCATATGAGGGGTAATGAGTTTAATAATTGTAGTATTAGTGCAGTAATCAGCAGCAGATGGGGTTTTCTCTGTGTTGGGTTGGAGGAGTTACAGTGAGTTATTCACTGATCCATAATAAAGGTTTTCAGTGAATCAGCCATGAGCTCCAAAGGCTGGGATTGCTGATTATGAAATTCCAGGGTTTCTTTGCTGGCACCACGTTGCCTTCTTAATGAAACACCTTAAAGTCACCGTAGTCCATAGAGCAGGCATATTCGGTCACAGGAacagggaggagggcagggggatAGTTGTTGGAcctagctgctgctgctgccattaCCAAGTAGGATTTCCACAGTTCCATTATCTCttgaaacatctgaaaagaaaCCAGACTCAATGTGGTCTGTTTGTATAATGGtgggaaaaaatactgattgTGGAACATGTGAATTAACTTGCATAGTATGTTCCtggagggtttttgtttttttaatcacctgattatgtttatgtttgtttggaCAGGTACTTTTAAACTAGTAATAGAATTTTCAGAAGAATATCCAAATAAACCTCCGACTGTTAGGTTTTTATCAAAAATGTTCCATCCGAATGGTGagtaaatcatttttatttagtcCTAACACCCATTAAATACTACGGTGCAGTCATGTATTCTGCAAAGCTCCAGGATGCTCAGCAGCTCTCTCTCaatccaccaccacctcctaaGTAGATGTCTAAGGCAGTAGCTGCTTGATGAAAAACTTGAGAATTATGGTGCTGTTAGGAAGCAGccatccatttttttccaatcaaTACATATCAACGCGTGCGAGCACtgtcagcaggagctgtgctgaggcTGGCACAAAGGGGGAGTCCTGCTGCAGATCCCTGCCCCCTTCCATTTAACAGCACTTCTGTCTGTGCAGACACATCTCGAGTTGAAGCAGGGAACTGACCAATCCCAACGTTACCCATTTCTGTCAGCTGAGGTTTCAGCCAAGTCAGTGCCTTCCTGGGATTCCCTGTGCCAAGCAGTGCCAGCACAGGGGgcaggggagagcagaggggaaggggctgaCCCTGCCTCAGTCGTGAGGGCAGCCTGAGAGAGAGTGCTGTggttcctcctgcagctcttcaTGGGTTTCATCCAGTTGTTGGATGCATCCAACAGGGTGTGCAAGTTGGCATGACAAATCTCAGCTTCTTACAAGCTTCTGTGCTCAGACTCCTGATAGCTATGCAGGCAGAAGTAGAACTTCGGGCAcgcttttcagtattttctgttgtCTGCCTTAGCATCTCTCCTGCTGAGTGCAGAGCGTGTGAAAACAGAGTGCAGAGCTCCCCATTCAGCGCGTGGTGACTGCGAGAGCCTCGGCTGGTGCAGTGCATCCCGTGCCTGCAGCAAATATCTCTGCTCGCTGGGAGGCATTACAGCAGTTTGAATCTGGGCCAGTCACACAGGAGGAGCAAGAAGCTGGGTCTGGGTCTACCAATTCTTGTCTTAGTGCTGTCATCTTTGgcccttcctccttttcctctgaagtgttttgtttcttccagtAATCTATCTCCTTCAAAATACAGGGTGTCAAGCCAGATGGGAGTGTCAGGCATAACTGCTATACTCTGTCCTAACGCATTAATTTAAACACAGGCTGAAGTGATACAGTAATTAATTCCTTGAATggtatttaatgaaataaatgtaaaataaatttgataatTTCTAAGTGGTATCTGTGTTGTATTCACAGTTTATGCGGATGGTAGCATATGTTTAGATATTCTTCAGAATCGATGGAGTCCAACATACGATGTTTCATCTATTTTAACTTCAATTCAGGTAAGTTTGCATCTCTTTAACAATTATGTTGTATTATGCCACTAAGCATGTGTAAGTCTTAGTCTCTATTCCAGAATACACAGCTCAGTGGTGTGGCTAGTGAGTGTCTGTATCACGGAACTTCAAATACTTGCAGACTAAGCAGTAGTTTTTTAGGTCAAATAAAGACAAAGGTGCTGACCTAGGTAACTTACTGATTTTGACCTACAAAACTGCCAGTGGttatttttacaggaaaacagTTACTGGTTTGGattcatttttaactgttttcagTCAAGCTAGGCAAGCAGTTGTAATATTTGTATAATGTTTGAAATATTGCAACCTTTTCACAAAGCCTTGGCTTTTGAGTTCCTCAAGGT harbors:
- the UBE2B gene encoding ubiquitin-conjugating enzyme E2 B isoform X2, with the translated sequence MQWNAVIFGPEGTPFEDGTFKLVIEFSEEYPNKPPTVRFLSKMFHPNVYADGSICLDILQNRWSPTYDVSSILTSIQSLLDEPNPNSPANSQAAQLYQENKREYEKRVSAIVEQSWNDS
- the UBE2B gene encoding ubiquitin-conjugating enzyme E2 B isoform X1 encodes the protein MSTPARRRLMRDFKRLQEDPPVGVSGAPSENNIMQWNAVIFGPEGTPFEDGTFKLVIEFSEEYPNKPPTVRFLSKMFHPNVYADGSICLDILQNRWSPTYDVSSILTSIQSLLDEPNPNSPANSQAAQLYQENKREYEKRVSAIVEQSWNDS